atgcgagcgcgaagcgcgagcggaaaatacttgatattccggtatgaaaatggtgaatttgagcactatctaaagcattgtgtatggaaattgtgaagtggatgtggaaagcacttaataaatgatgcgagtgtgaagcgcgagctgatatcttcattattattttgacctaggacctggacattctaggtctaaggacattttgtcatcatatgaaaatgatgacaactttcttattcctcttcctgagcgcgatatgaaacatatgaaactgtgatattgtcgatattcttttctgaaaagggacaatttagtcattaagaattcatgaaaattttattatcatatctattaatgtaataagcctaaatgagtaagtaaaatgtgttgacactgaggcctgaaaacttgatattttaagcacttttgtaatcatgaataggatttgtgagttgatatatttttaacaaaaatgcgagcgcaaatcgtaaGACGAAATTTTTgggtaaactgtcataaaaggggggttttaagtagtttgttatataatttggcaaatcaaataatgtgagcgcatagcgcaagctgcaagttatattcacaccataaaacggacattaaacagagcacttaaaaatcagtttgtaaatcaaacaaaattatgaataatgtccgagctgaaatatgctttgtaatatcgacttcaaaacttgacattttaagcaacatatcagcctatttagcaagatgtgtatctcatcgaacaggctatgcgagcccgaagcgcgagcgaaaaaattaatatagtgacatgaaatatattttttaatcattttccaagtcatcccctgacctttttttttcactcgtctccctcttgttttcctcctttctttccccttctttttctttttttctttatttccccctttttttcatttttttgctctgccgatagggggggggggggggtggcgggcCCCtggcccccctggatctgcctatggatggagctcaattttacagctttcttacggcgtacgtttgattccaagatactcgagaatgccttgagtactGTACTTCTTATGTCAAACGTACGGCCGACGTATGACTCTGTGCACTCCCTTTGTcttgggggtaattgtccgggggggtagttgtccggggggtagttttccggggggtaattgtccggggggtagttgtccggggggtaattgtccggggggtagatgtccgggagGTAGTTGTcctgggggtaattgtccgggggtagttgtccggggggtagttgtccggggggtagttgtccggggggtagttgtccgggggtaattgtcctcggggggtagttgtcctcagggggtaattgtccggggggtaattgtccggggggtaattgtcatcggggggtaattgtccggggggtagttgtccggggggtgattgtccagggggtagttgtcctgataccGCCACAGCCACCGCTCTTTGAACGGTACGCTGGGCTTTGTTTAGATCCAGTCGACGATGGAGCAGAGGATGGGGTACATGGATCAGTTGAGTGCAAGCGGCCCCTTGATCTGGTGGATATCTTAGACATATTGTTAGAGATTACGTAATAATACAATCGAAAAGTGGGATGGGCCGTGCAACTGCCAACATGGCCAACTCACCAGTTTAAGCAATTAGAGACAGCCTTCCAAAGTGACACaacatgaaaatatcaatatgggaCTGGTCTAGTCAAAACATAGATCCTGAAAAAACCATGGAGATTTCCCAGATACAAAATGACTTCCATAGAATCCATACATAAAAGATATGATGCACAATTTCCGGCGGGATCGAAACACTGACCACACACTACATTATGCTGATACACAGACTATCATAAGAACTTTATCAACCATAGGAAATGTGGAATGAAATCTTGTATGGAATCTCTCAACTTTGGTGTCACACAAATTTAACGTTCCTCTTTGTTgcgagttacgattgatccgatcaatcacaaccatggatggccagcaacatcaacatctaatatgcatgtttgttcaaaatattttctaactatgatttggatgtatattcatgcattcattgttttcttgaaaattcactgtgcttctctttgtttacaaaggacattgtgcaaatttcctttagtaaaaattacatgtttgACACTGATGAATTTCCAtggagttacaattgattggatcagtcgtagctctttgtaagatggggccctgataACATGCCTTAATGGCCCTCAGAAAGACCTTAAAAATTTCCACCTCATCAGACctatatttcaaaagaaattttagTGGACCAGTCAGTGGCATCAGGGGATCTCAACAGACACGGGCAAATGTCAGCAGACCagtcaagtacatgtatattgtatatgcctgatgatatttttgttttattcttattgTAGGCCATTTGGGGATGATATTAGAGAGCTTGAAGCCACCCCAGTCACTAAATCTCCATCCAAGTctaaaaagaggaagaaaagagacTTAAATTCCTCAGATGTTGAACAACTAGATGACAATACCAAAACACGTAGTAAGTCTTATAGTTCAacatttatatgaattaataaaatCCTGATAGTGTTCATGTATTACAATACAAGGGTTTGTCAACATACTTTGATTTTTTCACTTTGAGGACTTATGATTAGCTTAGATTATTGTTTAAGGtggtaaatgattttttttaaatatattctaGTAGAACAAACAAGCATATTAAAGCAGTATACTtggtataaaagaaaaaatctgTTTGCCATAATAGAAGGGGTAAAATAGGCCGGTCAGATATGTTTTTTTCCTCCATGTCTTGGGTGAATTGCtcacaatattttcaataatatgGGTGATGTTCTATTGTATTCGCCAGTAAACAAAGGGGCCATTATAGGGAAAACAGTGAAAGTTAGGGTCTGTCAGCACATTTTGGTGTGGTCAAACAAGTCTCAGGTTTGACTAGGTTTGGTCGGGTTACGGTATAAAATTAGACCCATAGGTTGATGTGTACATGTCCATTATTTCATTCCaaatttaatgtttattttgaagTAACATTGCTTTTAATACTACttcattgtttagattcctTTGTGATGAAGCTTTTTGATCGTAGTGTTGATCTTGCTAACTTCCGTGCTAATGCACCACTCTACCCTGTTTGTCGTGCTTGGATGGATAATACCCCAAATGCTAAGACACCAAAGATAGACTTGTCACCATCACCAGAACCTTTACCTGATTCAGATATGGTAAGAACCAAAATGGAAATAAAGCCAAGTGGTTGATCATAATAGTATTGATGGTTCAGTTGagagcatacatgtagattggtTAGATTTTCATATTGATGTGTACTTCTAAATTATCGATGTATTCCTCTGGTCCCAAACTGAATAATGAAATCTCAAGactttcaatttgataattccaATACAAATTTAATGGTAAAAATACTATTTTCCAATTATTTTCCCCTTAAATTTTTTAGATAGTTCATTCATtccgcaaccataagtcacttttcaaccaaacttggatggtagatggactagggggacctgcatgttatgctgcagtcagaggtcacatggtaaggtcaaaggtcattattactgtaggtcaacattaaagtttacatgcaagactctcttatgacacctaactccgcaaccgtaagtcactttttaaccaaacttgtatgatagatggacttgggagacctgcatgttatgctgcagtcagaggtcacatggtaaggtcaaaggtcatttgcaggtcaatgttaaagtttacatgcaagactctcttatgacatataactctgcaaccgtaagtcacttttcgaCCAAACTCGGGTTGTAggtgtacttaggagacctgtattttcattttgttcgtAGGTCACATGGtatatggtcaaagttcattttgaggtcaacattaaatttTATGGGCAAGACTGTTATTAaaaagtgttattccatcccagtcatttcacaatgaagtttcgatacaattctgttgcatgccctcgcaaatcacaatatttctggttattttcgtaagtgggcgagacacaaaattgcttatGCCTTGTTTATCAATACTTAACATGATGTTAAACATTTTCCTTCCTCTAGTAGATtaaatttctttgtcatttttcaatttgcatttcaaatgatttttagcTGTACACTTGTCCAGTGTATGAGAACGTTTTGATGTTAActtattttcacttttcagTCTGAGAATGGACTCATTTATAGGCTACCATCTCCAAGTAAGACTGGGAGTGAGATGACTGAAGAACTTTCAAGAGACCCTAGAATACCATCACCTGTACCACAGCCTCAAGAAACCTTAGATATACATGCAGTAAGTTTGCCTCCACCAATCCATCTCATACTCTCTTGCTCTCTGTGTGTCTTACGCACACTGGATGTCTTTTTATCTCAAGTCTCTAAGTGGTGTATACTAGGTgcaccacatacatgtatggtaggataaaaaaggaaaaagaaattaaatttgaTAAGATAAATATTACTGAAGAATCTTTGACCCCATTCCCTGTTAGCTGCAAAGAGGATGTATTTTCTTAAAATCATTCTAGGCAATGCTATTGTTTGCATATTTACCGCATTCATACCAAGCTTTCATCGGCTACAATGATGGTTTAGCCTGAATGCCCTGCCTTATATTGAACATTTCACCCCCAAAAAGGGCTAAATAACACATATTTTATCATCAATTTTAAAGGTGCTCCATAAGAAAAGGAAgatattgttttgtttgaatACATcttgatgatgagggtgattctgataatgttaatgatgattttgataataatgataatgatttttgtTGACAATTATCTTGATaatgctgctgctgttgctgatgatgattatggtaatgaatgatgataatggtggtgatgatgatagtgatgatgatgatggtggttatgatagtggtgatgatgattcaaTAGAGGATTCATCTCACCATATGTTTTACTTGCTGAGTCAAATACACTAAAATGTGTAGGATTTTTATTATACGCCTGTCTTTACGGGACATGTTATTGTATCACGCGCGGTGTACatccgtctgtctgtccgtccgtccgttaacttttccttgtaaatgcgataacttcagtttaacttgaggtaggctcatataatttggtgtgtatgatactagcatggatcccaggaagacTTTTAATATTGAGGTtaaaaggtcaaagttcaaggtcacactgacatgtgttcatcttgcccttctaaagtccttgtaaacgcgataacttcactttaacttaatctaggctcatataatttggtgtgtctgaactagcatggatcccaggaagcctatcaaTTTTgcggtcaaaaggtcaaagttcaaggtcacactgacatgttttcatcttgccTTTCTGAAGttcaattcattcaattcaattaaaaaatggtctttattgataATCCAACATGTTAACAATCATACATGAAAAAACAGCAACAGCtggaaaaatcatgtttacaagTTGGTGTTGGCACATTATTAAATACATAGTAAAAACCATagtaaaatgcattaaaaaaggCTATACATTTAAAAGTTAATACAATTTACAGGTACATATAGGCTATACAGATCTGTATACATTTAAAAGTTAATACAATTTACAGGTACATATAGGCTATACAGATCTGTATACATTTAAAAGTTAATACAATTTACAGGTACATCTAGGCTATACAGatgtatacatttaaaagtTAATACAATTTACAGATACAGGTACATCACGCGTAATGACATCTCAGTATTCAATTGTCATTGTGAAgcctttttattgaaattttaaaaccAGGAAAGAACATTATTGTTGGTGTCTTCTATAGACCACCTGATCAATCACATGCACATTTTATGGATACTTTAGGAAATATTTTGTCTACAGTTCATAATgagaaaaaagaatatttcttGGAGActttaatattgatttaatgaaattagATGTACAGAGTTCTTGTAATGAGTTGCTTGAATTATTTTACTCATATTGCTTTTTTCCTTGTATTACAAAACCAACAAGAATAACTAACTCCACAGCTTCATTGATTGacaatttatttacaaatagtaGCCTATGTGCAATATTTCCACAGAAATACTAACCTGTGACATATCTGATCATTTGCCAATATTTGCCATGTTTGATTTAAAAGGTATATATGAAGATGAACCTGTTACATATAAACATCAAATtaatgatatcaatattgaCCGTTTTCTGAATGTTTTATCTTCAACTGATTTTGATAATCTGCTTTGCAGATATCAGGAAGAGCCAAATTATACGTATAAACAATTTATGGAGTTTTTTTTCTGAGACTTATAATAAATGTTTTCCTCTCAgaagattaaaaataaagaaaaatcataaaccatggtttaacaaAAAACTCAAACAGATGTGTTCTAATAAAAATaagttatacagtgcgtcccagaaaaaacgaaaccaagatttagcgatgatttatcaaaacttaatcacaaataaaatagacaaatgacctaccaatgtattagcttagaatctcctctttcatctgatattaattaaattatttctcctttacgcatgagtgagcaaaaacaatatgaagaggggataccaaaaagtcatttggcgggttgtatctagctttcaaaaggaaaaccacatttttaaaaagttcaatatctgctctttaatttgatacctcaattacataaaatggtcaagaaataacaaagttctggttatttgaaataaggcttgaatttcaataatttcataaaatgaagaggttttacatgctagcgttcaaactcactcgacactccgttttgtttacgatcagccatgcattaagtcttttgttaaccatgcgatagcttctgtgggaaaccggtgaaaacagtttatttaatgaaattatggaaattcaagccttatttcaaataaccagaactttgttatttcttgaccatattctgtaattgaggtatcaaattaaagagcagatattgaacttttaagacatgcgattttctttttgaaattcatataccccccgccaaatgagttttggtatccttccttcaaattgtttttgctcactcatgcgtgaatgaggaataatctaagtaatatcagatgaaagaggaaattctaagctttacattggtaggtcatttgtctattttatttttgataaagttatgataaatcatcgctaaatctcggtttcgttttttctggtaCGCACTGTATAAAAGGTATATTAAAAATCCTACATCACACAGAAAAGAATGTTATACTAAATTTCGAAATtcttatacaaaacaaattcGTGATGCAAAAAGAGATTACTACTTTTCTAAGTTTCAATTGTTTAAAGgaaacattaataaaacatggaaaacaaTTAATGATCTGTTACAAAGAAAAGGACTCCATAAAAACACCTCTTTATTCCAATGTAACGGTATACTTATTAGTGAATCCAAGAATATCGCTTAAGGTTTCAATgattatttcaagaatattGGTCATGAAATAGCTGGAATGAATAATAGTAACACTTGCAACAACTTTGAATCATTCTTGTGTAAAAGTTGTCCCTATAGATACAGCTTATTTTTTACCTATtacagaaaaagaaataattgatattgttacatcttttaaaaaatggaagAGGTCCTGGTTTTGACTCTATTGATTGCACTGTTGTCAAAAGAGTTATACATGTTATCTCTAAACCACTTTGCAGTATTTTTAATCTATGTATTGAAAAGGGTATTGTACCTCAAGGTCTTAAAGTTGCTAAAGTTATTCCTATACATAAAAAGGGACCAAaagatttatttacaaattatagaCATATTTCCTTACTACCACTATTTTCGAAAATTCTTGAAAGATGCATCTATACACGACTTCAAAGCTTtcttgataaaaacaaaattctttGTAATAAACAATTTGGTTTCAGAGCTGGACATTCCACTCATCATGCTATCTTAGATTTTTTAATGAGTGTGTCTAAAGcaattgaaaacaaagagataaTTATTGGACTGTTCTTATACTTTAAAAAAGCATTTGACtccataaatcacaaaatacttttttaaaaccTTTCTCATTATGGAATCTGTGGTGTTACTTTAAATTTATTTCACAGTTATTTGAGTAACCATAAACAATTTACAGTATTCAATTCTATAAACTCTAATTATCAAACTGTTTCTTGCGGTATTCCGCAAGGATCAATCCTCGGTCCCATACTTTTTTTGATTTACATCAATGATTTAAATTCAGTATCTCCACTATTAAATTGTTTGTTATTTGCAGACGACACCAATATGTTTTATAAACACAGTGATGTGGAATGTCTTAATCAAAACTTTAACTCTGGACTTTCAAAGGTTAGCAAATGGGTTGAAGCGAATAAATTACAACTTAATTATGAAAAGACCCATGTAATGCTGTTCAATGCTCCGAAAAATAGTGCAAAAGAAgtaaatatacacaacaaaaaaagtaagtccccccttgaacaaacatcaataattttttaaccaatgcgagtttttgatatatttttacatgagcgtgtaggtaattttataagccaccctctgagtaaatgttattgacatattttacgtcatgcttcagtgagcaccgtcagaaggcaaaaatgtcacttttcaaaagtcacaagccaaaaatCATGACTTTGAGAAAAGGTACTTTCAAAAAGACGATACAATtattttggctaaatttcatggttgaataaacacaagtccaaatttgctataattggatttttttacacattttcatcaataaaagt
This genomic interval from Lytechinus pictus isolate F3 Inbred chromosome 3, Lp3.0, whole genome shotgun sequence contains the following:
- the LOC129258034 gene encoding protein lin-37 homolog — translated: MEQRMGPFGDDIRELEATPVTKSPSKSKKRKKRDLNSSDVEQLDDNTKTRNSFVMKLFDRSVDLANFRANAPLYPVCRAWMDNTPNAKTPKIDLSPSPEPLPDSDMSENGLIYRLPSPSKTGSEMTEELSRDPRIPSPVPQPQETLDIHAG